The Oxyura jamaicensis isolate SHBP4307 breed ruddy duck chromosome 3, BPBGC_Ojam_1.0, whole genome shotgun sequence genome segment ATGCTGTAGGACCGCAAGCTTTTCGTCCCAGGAGGGAGCACAGCTTTTCCTGTTCAGCTCCCTGTCCTTCTGCACTGGCATGCACATGGAGCCCTCACGGTGCCAAGCTGGGGTGCTCTCGCAAAATGCCGGGTGGCATTTTGACACACGGCCTCCTCCCCGTCTCCTGAAATGCCTCTGGGAGAAGCAGGGGGGGAGCCAGCCATGTGGCAGCCGGGTGTTTGGGTGGCATGGGGTAGCCCAGGTcacactgcagcacccaggaggTGAAGGACATGAAGTTGTGCCCACAGACCCACATAATTTATGAGGGTTAAACCCCCATTTATGTTACTAAACCCCCATTCAAGCTGGGAGCCAGCAACCAAACCTGCCACTGCCGCATTTCCAGGCTCTCAGGCCAGTCAGGGTCTCAACTCCATCCAGCCCTGTTCCTTCCCACACTCTAAACAGGGGGCCCTGCTCTTGTGAacactttatttctttattgtatCAACCAGGACGATGCTGGCAGTGAAAGGGAGCCCTCCAGACGGGACCGGTGCCCCGTGTCAGCCTGTCCCCACGTCAGGGCCTGTCCCGGGATGGAGGGGGTTGCGATTGCGACAGCATCGCGTGGCTGGTGCATTGTTTGATCCAATCTCTCTCCCTTCTCACTCCCAAATGATTTGAGtcaaatgaaacacattttagtAGTCAAATATGTAAGGGTGGGTCCCATTGTGCTTTGACCCTACAGGGCGTTTTGtacatttaatttgatttacacccaaaatgttaatttaacaTACTGGATTTTCGTCCACACCCAAATGAGGctgaaaattaaacaagatCCTACAGAAAGGTTTGTGTGCCATTATCTCGTTAGCGTTCTTATTTATTAAGTAATCAGGGCGCTGGGGCTGTACGCATAACGTTTCTGCAGCGTTTCAGCGGGGAAGGACACCGGGTGACGTGTGATTAAATAACAGCTAGGAATGGTGTTTTTAGGCAAGGCAGCATTTGCCTTCTGCTTCTGGGTGCTGCCGGAGTGATGCTCAACCTCTTGCTCCTTCCCTGAGCGTCCAGGAGCCAGATGGGGGATGCTCCCAGCCCCTTTCCCCTTGAGTCCCCAAAGCTCTGCTGCCAGTTTGGGGCAGAAATGCTGcaagcagagcagagtgggCTAAGCCCAAACAACACCAAGGTATGGTCGGTCTGTACTTCCCCCTCTGGCTCAAGGGGAGGGAGCCCACCACCAGCAAGGTGCTCCATCTGAACCAGGCAGTGTCTCCCTGTGCCACCTCTCCATCCCGCTCCTCTCACCTTGCCAGAAGCTGCAGgacctcctctcctccctgtgcCATCAATGCCAGGCACACGGCAGCCCTGACCGCTCATTAGGGCTCCAGagtcaataataataataataataataataactgagTTCCTGATTCAGCCGTGCATGTAAGTGCACGTCCGACTTGGAGCACCCAATTAAAGTGGAGAGCGTGCTCCGGTACCTCGCTGAGTGGGAACCTCAAAGCAGGGTTTGAAAAAGCCAAGAACGCGCTGAAGTAGTCACAGCCAGCTCTTCATTCAGGAGGGCTGTGATTAATGACGTTTGCTGCCTCTGTTGGCTTAAAAGACAAGGAgtggttaaaataaaagaaacctcAAGTtgaaagcattgcaaaaaaaaaaaaaaaaatcaattaaaaccCATGTAGCTGTATCTTGACCTGGAGCAAAATCGCAAACATAACAGAGAAATTACATAGCCttaaagagaaagacagaaagaggagGTTTATGCGCGGTATCCCCCCGAAGGCACGCTCAGGTCGCTTCTCCCCCAGTGCCCGCGGGTGCTGCAGTGCCCCCGGGAGCGGGAGGGAGGTCCCAGGTCCCTACCGAAACACAGCTCCCGGCTGGGAACACCAGGGGTTGGGATGCTGAGACCTGAGAGCTTCCCGGGCCATGCGGCACCTGATAGCAGCCGTGCTTGGAGGCTGGGGCCCGGCACCCACCAAATGCTGGAGGTCCTCACCGCGGGGTCTGGATGGACAGACGGGGACCTGCTGCATTCGAGGGCACGTCCCTTCCAGAAAGCCCCAGCTCTGTCCCCTGCCACCAAACAGCGAGACCCCCGTTGTCTCCCCATGCTCTTTGGGAGGAAAATGGCAATTCTGGGGGAGAGCGATGCCGCTCGCAAGGCCTCCCCGTGCAGGGAAGCAGCTCTCCGcgcgcagccccagcagcccgcGAGGATGTGCCCGGGGAGGAAGGCTTGGAAATAacaggcacagggcaggagaAAGCACCCCTGAATGTTGTTAAAGATTCAAGGACACTCCATGCGCGGGCTCTGCAGCGCTCGGAGACTTTTCAGCGCAGTTCTGTgggttttctgctgtttctcttgcttccttccccccacccgtcttcttttcttttgtttcatttccactTCGGGAAGAGGGGGGAGAGGACAagaggcaaataaaaataaaaaaataaaaggggggggggggggaaggataGAGAGAAAAGACCGAGGCCTTgacatgtttttcatttgaaatgaactacaataaaataaagaaatgaagccttttcttttttttttttttttttttttttttttttttcctccttcccagaagaaaagcttgtcattaagaaaaaataataacaccAACAACTTTCCCTGCCCGCTGCTGCCCCGAGGACAGGCTCAGCCGCTTCCCCGGCACCCCGGGGTGGGCAGCGCCGGCAGGACCCGGGCCCGGCACCCATGGGTGGGGGGCACCGCGGCCACCCCCAGCGAGGGGGCTCCGGGGGAgacagatgcagcagcagcggggGTTCCccattcccccctccccccccccctctccctccccccccccccccccccctcccggggggggggggtcttaATTTTCAGACGTGAAATTCTTTCGCAAACATTCGTGCCTTAGGAAGGGCTGGAACAAAGCTCAGCCGCTCCAACCGGTCGGACAGGTAAGCAGACTTGTTGACACCGTTATGTTGGCAGCACGCATGCTCCTTCCCAAGTTTCCTGGTGCATTTTTCTATTCCACCTTATGAaactttcccccccccccacccccccccccccccccccccctttttccctccccccccccccccccagtctttttttttttttttttttttcgcaccctccccttcccctccccgctccTCGGCCCCGGTGCGGGCGGCAGCTCAGTGCCCGCTCCCCGCCGGGGGGTTGCGGCCACCGGCGGGGGGGAAGAGCTCCGTGCCCAGCCGTGCCCAGCCGTGCCCAGCCGTGCCCCCTGCCCTCGCCATGCCCAGAGCCTTCCTGGTGAAGCGGCGGAGCCCGCAGCCGGCCGTgcggagctgggctgggctgcccgACGAGGAGCGAGCCGACACCTACATCCCAGGTGAGGCACCGCGGGACCCCATTTTGGCCCCGGGGGGCGACCCCCGagcccgctgccccccggggaTAGGGGGCGGTGGGGAGCCGGGAGGCGGCCCGGTGGGGAAGGGGGCCCCGAGCCTCGCACCCCCTTGCCCCGGGGGTGGTTTGGGAGCCCCCCGTATTGGGGTGGGAGGCAtggggtggtgtgtgtgtgggggtgaAATGGTTAGGGGTCCTCCCGGCTTCCCCCCTtcccgctgcctcctcctcctcttcctcctcctcctcctcgcctgCCCTTGCCTGGGGTATAACGGGCAGGCGGCGGAGCGGAGCTGGCTTGTTTGAACTTTGGGACCGTCCGTGTTTGAGTTTCCGATTGCGGAGCGAGCCGGGGAACCTGCCCCGGGGCCCGCCCGCAGGTTAAACAGCCCCTGCCCACGGCACAGCCTCGGGGGGCCCCGTCCCacagccccccgcccccctcacGCCACCTCCGCTCCTCTTTCCATGGCTCATCCAGCCCCGCTCTTGCTCTCCCTCTTCTCTGCATCCCCACCCTCGGCCCCGCTGCAGGCGGCATCGGCTGCGTCCTTCTCGGCTACGAAgacagctgcagcctggagagcagcggcagcagcgggACGAGGGACGCCGAGCCCAGCGACCCCCCTACACCCCAGCCGGCCCCCGCGGACCTGGGCACGGCCGGGGGGATGCTGCTGGACCTGGCCGTGAAGCGCCCCGTGGTCAGGTCGAAAATCAAGGTAACTGGCACAGGTGGCCCTGTGTGGTGACCCCATGTTGAGGGTGGCTGGTGGGGGGCACCCGGCACCAAGCTCAGCACCGTTAGTCCAAGGTGCCGGCATCCAGCCCGCAAACTGAGGCAGTCGCCTCCCAGGAGCAGGATGGCGGCGTTGGGACGAGCCTTGCGAGCGATGTACCGTAATCTTCCAGCGCCCTTTGCCTTCCCCTAGCCCTGCCTGGGCCGTGCTGCCCCTGACCTGCTTGGCTCTGAACCCAGGAGGAAGCACCAGCGTGAGGAGCCGTGCCCTGTGGGACGGGGGTGGATCTCGGCCCTCAGCATGGGGCCTCCTCCAGAGCCCTTCTCCCAGGTGGTGGCTGAGCAGCCACCCCTTGGGTGAGGCTTCCTGGCAGTCCCGTGCCCTCCTGGCTTATcagggcagagcctgggagAGGTCCTGTTGGCACCTCGAGGTGGGCCCGCAGGGGTCTCGGCTTATCTCAGCGTGGGAAGCCCACGGGCAGGAGCTGTGACAGGCCAGGTCCCCTAGGCAGGGCAGTGCTTCCACCCCAAAGGCGGTGAGGGGAAATGGGGAGCGGGCTCCTCATGGCACTCAGCCCCAAAACTCTTGCACGGTGTGGTGGGATGCGTGGTGGGATGTGGTGCACAGGACCATGTCCATCTGTGAGCATGCCGGCTGCCCCTTGAGGTGGAGTCAGGCCCCCAGGCCACCCGTgtgctgggaaggaggagatgCCTTTAGCCATGGCTAGTTAGCACCTCATCAaaccctggctgctgctctgctggacGGAGCTGTAAATGTTCCCGCTGTCCATGCAGGGATCACAGAGTTTCAGCCATGGCATTATCAATCTTGCAACGAACACTACGTTTTTCCTCTCCTTATATCCAGACGTGCTGAGGTGGAGCCCTACCTGTTGCCCAACGTGCTTCTCCCTCTGCTGCCCCTCTCGTTTCACATCCCGATGTCTGACAGCTAGcttgtttttttggcttttttttttttttttggctttttttttttttttggcttttacaAACCATTTCAGGTAACGTTACTTCATGAGTAAGtgaaggaagaggagcaggaaaaaTGACTGGCtcttcaggaagaagaaaccCCAAACCTATTCCTCTTCTCATGCTTCGCTGCTGTTTGAGTTGAGCCCGCTTCTTGTAATTTAGTTTGTGCTGTTAGCAAAAATGCCATCGAAATCCATGGAGAGGACTTGTGTAGTCAACCTCGTTTCTGCAGAGTTAGGTTTTCCACGAATGCCACAGAAACTTGCCAAAAGCACCCCGAGTGCCGATGCCGTGTGTGTGGTGCCACTGCTTTGCTTGCTTTCACCTGGCTCCAATGGCCAGCAGTGAGCACATCGGCTGCCCtgagaataattaaaataataatgaagtatTTGCATATCCCAGACATCAAGCTTTTGTTGTAAGGAATGCTCTTCCCAAGAGCTGAATCATCAATGTCTCCCTTAGTCAAGTTAGGTCATGGAGTTGGCGCAATATTTTTGGTATTAGAAATGGGAATGAGGAGATTAACCCATAATGACACTCTCAAGCTAATTAACCAGCAACGGGGACCGACGGGAGATTAGTGCCATTGTTTTAGTCTCCACTGAGTCAGCACAACCTTGCTTCAGTTTATCTCTCCAAATTTACCTGCACAGCCAGAAACaccattaactttttttttgtgtgtgtgggggtgaAAAATCTCCGGCAGAAACCAGCGGTGTTTGCAGGGAGGGCTGTGGCGGGGCATCCCCAGGGAGGATGTGGCTGGGTGCGGGAGCATCTCTGAAGGGGAAGCTGCAGGGTGTCCTAGCGTCTCCCACAGCCTTGAGTTGTGAATTAAGATCAGCTTCCTCTCCGGACACTCCTCCTGCAGTCccaggggcttttttttttgtgcctgcTGCATGCTCTCATTCAGCCGGGGAAGGATTCAAGCTGAGCTTGCCGTACACGACCACGCCGGCACCGAGCTGAACTTCTCCATCCCCTGCAATGCCCCCGTGCAGACACAGCTGCTTCTTTTAACCTCGCTGAGCCGGGCACGGGCAGCCTGAGCACGAGCGGTCACCGCTGCTCGCCGAGGCAGGCAGGGGGAGAAGCGTGAGTAGCGGGTGTGCTGCCTGGTGGCGAGGAGCTCGTGGCCGAAGCAGGCGTGCTGGATGCGGCTGGATGAGGGTCCTGGCCGCTGCGGGGCTTGTGGCACAGCCCGGGAGGGGGTCAGCAGGGAGTGGAGaggggctgcttttttttttggtctttgcCACGTCGATACAACTCAGCCGGTCCTGTTCTGTTCCCCAGTTCACCACGGGCACCTGTACCGATGCGACGGTGCACTCCTGCGAGCTGTGCGGCAAGGGCTTTCGCCTGCAGCGCATGCTCAACCGCCACATCAAGTGCCACAGCCAGGTGAAGAGACACTTGTGCACCTTCTGCGGGAAAGGCTTCAACGACACCTTTGATCTGAAAAGGCACGTCCGGACCCACACTGGTGAGCATGCTGTACCCGGGGCTCTGGGCTGCTCGGACGGGGGTGGGAGAAAGGGGTGAgatgggacagggacaggaggggaggGTAAGCATCCAAGGGGAAAATGCAAAACCCAGATAAgccaaaattagaaaaaaaaaaaaaatagcagtgatgtgggggaggaaagggaacgATGTGAGCCCATCTCCCGGCACGCCTGGGTCCCGCTAGCCCCAGCCGAGCACGCACGGTGCTGGGTGAAAACGCTTTGCCCTCTAGAGGAAACGAGCAGCAGTTTCTCCTGCCGTGGAGCGACCCGTCCCTGCGGGCTGTGCTGTGGAAAGGGGCTGTGGTGCGATCTTGGCGCTGTCTGGAGAAAGCAGAGCGTGGCTCACGCTGTGCCTCTGGCTTGTGGGAAGCCAGGTGGCACATCCGTGGGCAGTCCACAAGGAGCAGTGCACAGTCCCGTGCCTGGGACTTAACTTAGGCAGGCGTTTATGAGGCTGTTTTTTACTCTGTGAcgattaaaaaaatcagatccgTGAGGGTCTGTCCTCATTCTGAATGAACTTGGGTCAAAGCAAAGCGTTTCAGACACTGGAAGAAGGGTGCTCACCCCGTGCTTCATGCACAGAAGTGCTTGTGCTGACCTGCAGCAGGGGGaaggctgcctttttttttttttaacttccccatttttttcctttttttttttttcccttaaagtGGAAGCGGTGGTTTAAACGCCCTTCAAGTCCACCCTCACCAAACAGGACGCTTTCTGGCAAGCCAGGCTGGCTGCGCTCAGGAGGCTTTTAATTTGCACTGCAGGGCACCCAGAAGATGCAGCCACATCTCCCGGGCGCGCTCCACCTTTCCGCATTTGCCGTTGCCTGCAGGACCTGCTGGTTGCTTGGGGTTGCTCTGCAGTgcccttttcctttgcttctggGATGAGGCAGAACCAAGCAGGTGCACTGCTAGCGGCGCAGCAAGAGCCacagttgtgatttttttttttttttttcctgtcgAAGCCGATTGCTGTTGAGGGAAGCTGGGCGATGTTTGAATACTGGGGCTGGGAGTGGTAGCGTGGGCTTTATTCCATCGCAGCAGGTGCTGGTCTACAACTGCTTGATTGGATTTCAGTGTCCTGGTGGGAATTGTTTGGAACTGGACTTTGCAACAGCAGGGTAGTGTCAGGGAGCGGGAAAGCTGAGCCTGCCAGCCGAGGTTCACAGTATAAGCAGagttaaatgttaaaaagtaaCTAATATACGCAGTTAAAggacatttaaaatgaagaggTACAGTTCCTGATGATACAGGCAGGTCTAGACCCATGCAGATGCTGAAAGGGGCGACACGATTCAGCATCAAGATGCTTCTTATTGGAACTCCTAATTAGCTTGGATTTCTGGTAGATTACAGCAAGTGAGTGGTGAACTTAACACAATTTCCTTACGAAGTTAAAACCATCCGTGTGAACACCGCTGCTTTATACTTCACCCTTTTTTGCCTGCCTGTTACTCACCCTAGGTCTGTCTGATCTTCCACACTCCttccactgaagaaaaagagggtttGGAGTAACATTGTGTCAGCTTTAAGGCTGGCCTTTGCTTGAAAATTTGCTGAGCTACTCCAGAATGAGTAAAATCACAACATCGTTTGGGTTTTTCTAGCGTTGGTAAACCCTAAAGTATTTCCCCTTCAAGTGCTGGGGGGTTGTTGCTAAATCAGTGCTGACTGGTGATAAAATGGATGCTCTACTGCTCGGTGTCTTTTATAATGAAACTGTTCAGGCATTCAAATCACAAGGCAgccccttcttccttccccagagcACGCATACGTATTTCTTTCATCTTAATGCACTTCTTTTCTAGAACCCGAGCCTGTAAGCCCAATAATTAAAACTCTATCCTGTGAAAACAGTCTTGCTTGTTTGAAGTGCTGCGATCGCTGAGTGCTCGTGTCTGGCAGCCATCCACCAAAGTGTTTTTAAGCTTTGCtcactaaaagagaaaaatgaacaacTTACCAAGATAGAAGATTTCATTCATTACCAATGCCAAGATAAGGGTTAGCAGGAACAAGCAGTTGTACCTAATCACAGGACTAAAATTCTCAGTCAGGTATTTTAAGGAGTGAGTTATACCAGAGTGGGTAACGGTTTCTTCTTTGGGACCAAAGCGCTGATGGGCACCTGTTGGCTTCAGCATGTGCCTGAGCCTTATCAGAACATTTCTGTATTcccaaatatttcaaacagtTCCTGAAAATTTTAGCCTAAAAGTAACGTGCCTTATTTAGAGTTTCCTTAGAGCAGCTACCTATTGCTAGGAACTTGCTCAGTATCTAGTAAGACAGAGCCTGTCTCTTAGCTGATTCCTCACTCGGCTGTAATAAACGTAAACCAGAAGAGTAATCGCTGTCTTTTGCTGCTGTAGGAATTCGTCCTTACAAATGTGAGGTCTGCAACAAAGCATTCACCCAGCGGTGTTCCCTGGAATCCCACCTTAAGAAGATTCACGGGGTGCAGCAGCAGTACGCCTACAAACAGAGGCGAGATAAACTTTACGTGTGTGAGGATTGCGGCTACACCGGCCCCACGCAGGAGGACCTGTACCTGCACGTCAGTAACATTCACCCTGGCAGtgctttcctgaaaaaaacCTCAAAAAAACTCGCGGcagttttgcaaaacaaactgAGCCCTGTCCTGCAGAGGAACTCCAAAGACGACGACAAGGACGAATGACGCAGTGGATTACAGTGGGCTGCAGGAATGAAGTTTACACGTAGGACtacatttatattattattattattttttttaaaaaaaaaacaattttggaaGAAATCCTTGAAAGAAAAGGGATGCTTTTGTTAACGGGACTCTATCGATACTGGCAGAACCTCAACTTGAAAGAAATATTCCCATACGTGACGCAAACATCAGACTTCTGTCTGGTCAAAAAATGGAGAGACTGGAAGGGGCGGTCACCTCACCTATCTGACGGAGCCCTCACTGAACTGGCATTCAGGTGAcctgctttctgtttcagctCTGCTACCCATCCAGATGGCTGCTGACCACTGAGCTCACCGTTCCCCAGTGCATTTCTTACAGACGACAAGTTACCTCCTGTAAAAATTGCCTTTGAGAGGTTTGGGTGAGAGGGGCCATGTAAGAGCAGCTACAAGTACATTGTTCTCATgtgcagaaataattaaaatgggCTTAAACACAGGAATACATTGTATCGGTACCTAAGTTTAAACGTGCAAATAGCCTTAACTCTGACCCCCCGTGCAGTAAACTAATGATTTCCAGAACCGTGACCCAAGGTGAGctgaaactttatttaaaaaggacGCAGAACATTTTCCCCTCCTAAACTTTCTCCTCTTGTACGGAACATTCCAGGGCAGCCTTACGGTCACGTTCTAGGTACTTTAAGCTGTGAACTCATTTTATCATACCTAGATTTAAGTGCGTAACCTTAACTCTGACTTTCCTGGACTTGTTACGCATGCTTTGGGGATTATTACCACATCCTCTTAACATACATCAATATCAAGCCAGAAActcaaagaaaacactttaatGACTTGaagatttctattttctgtcaacattgaaatgcatttgtgtgtgtattttatggtgtgtgtgtttttttttttttaattttaaaaaatcaggtGCCTGTAGGTAGTACAACAGAGCTGCGCAGCGCCGTTAAGAGCACAACTTAGGCTGGCTGCCTCACGAGATCAATGCAAAACTCTACGCGTGTATCTGGTGATTACACGTTAGGGGCCATCAGTTTAGAAGGCTCCTGGTGAGACTGATGCTACCAGGAAAGAAGGTGGTGATGATGATGGGGGACTGGTACGACGTCTGTTGTTTTTAGACTCCCCTTATattcctgctccagctcctgatGAGCCAGGACAACCGCGATGGTAGCGCTATAGGGACCATCAAGTGCAAATTCAGGgactaagtaaaaaaaaaaaaaagacaactagAGGTACCATAACTGTTGTTGCTGAAACTGTGTGACACTTTAAACCTATTCAGAAGTTGCTGCAGCCCTTCCTGGGCACTT includes the following:
- the OVOL2 gene encoding transcription factor Ovo-like 2; translated protein: MPRAFLVKRRSPQPAVRSWAGLPDEERADTYIPGGIGCVLLGYEDSCSLESSGSSGTRDAEPSDPPTPQPAPADLGTAGGMLLDLAVKRPVVRSKIKFTTGTCTDATVHSCELCGKGFRLQRMLNRHIKCHSQVKRHLCTFCGKGFNDTFDLKRHVRTHTGIRPYKCEVCNKAFTQRCSLESHLKKIHGVQQQYAYKQRRDKLYVCEDCGYTGPTQEDLYLHVSNIHPGSAFLKKTSKKLAAVLQNKLSPVLQRNSKDDDKDE